One region of Vigna unguiculata cultivar IT97K-499-35 unplaced genomic scaffold, ASM411807v1 contig_681, whole genome shotgun sequence genomic DNA includes:
- the LOC114172687 gene encoding uncharacterized protein LOC114172687 isoform X1, producing the protein MLPSSTVLSLAGAGTVLTVIFSGELGHLKAKCSPRPRKVFSRWCIKELYLQQHSINGFKSKKQNSLSSFAFGKKAEDNFFSDVNEDTDDMYEDLINNYGKVVFSRKDKKPASAEIDDDAESLSFAMELASVASEVKAADIKVLFVKPLVYWTRFFIIATAFSHPQIDAIGSRMRDRAEKKYGKIPTGDTKPNSWTLLDFVNMLLAQPIFFSPNFPTLIKKTNLRASLQPHNNFPPLRVSQMPKPLGVRARPKTLLAPLQKKSGVQICHSFKKESEVGGNDERDWTTSFLLFLLWAALIYYVFFLTPNQTPSRDLYFLKKLLNLKGDDGFRMNEVLVSLWYIMGLWPLVYNMLLLPTGRSSKNSIPVWPFLILSCFGGAYVLLPYFVLWKPPAPPVEETQLKTWPLNFLESKVTALISLVAGVAIIIYAGLAGQDVWKEFYQYFRESKFIHITSIDFIVLSTFAPFWVYNDMTARKWFDKGSWLLPISLIPYLGPGLYLLLRPSLSAVSISQTPVEPE; encoded by the exons ATGCTACCATCATCCACTGTTCTGTCTCTCGCCGGTGCTGGCACCGTATTGACGGTGATTTTTTCCGGCGAATTGGGTCATCTCAAAGCCAAGTGTTCTCCCAGACCCAGAAAGGTTTTCAGCCGTTGGTGCATAAAGGAGCTTTATTTACAGCAACACTCCATCAATGGTTTCAAGTCCAAGAAGCAAAACTCACTTTCAAGCTTCGCATTCGGTAAAAAAGCCGAAGACAACTTTTTCTCG GATGTAAATGAAGACACAGATGACATGTATgaagatttaattaataattatggaAAAGTGGTATTTAGTAGAAAAGACAAAAAGCCTGCTAGCGCAGAGATTGATGATGATGCTGAAAGCCTGTCAT TTGCTATGGAATTGGCTTCGGTTGCAAGTGAGGTTAAGGCAGCAGATATAAAGGTCTTGTTTGTGAAGCCACTTGTTTACTGGACCCGATTTTTTATCATAGCTACAGCATTTTCCCATCCGCAGATTGATGCTATCGG GTCCAGGATGAGAGATCGAGCTGagaaaaaatatggaaaaattCCAACAGGAGATACAAAGCCCAACTCATGGACCCTGTTGGACTTCG tgaacaTGCTGTTGGCTCAACCCATTTTCTTCTCTCCCAACTTTCCCACTCTCATCAAGAAGACAAATTTGAGAGCTTCACTTCAGCCCCACAACAATTTTCCTCCTCTCAGAGTTTCACAAATGCCAAAACCACTTGGTGTGAGAGCAAGACCCAAAACCCTGTTGGCTCCGCTTCAGAAAAAGAGTGGTGTCCAAATCTGCCATAGCTTCAAGAAAGAGAGCGAAGTTGGTGGGAATGACGAAAGAGACTGGACAACCTCCTTTTTGCTCTTTCTCCTGTGGGCAGCACTCATCTACTATGTCTTCTTTCTCACCCCAAACCAGACCCCG TCAAGGGATTTATATTTCCTGAAAAAGCTCCTGAATCTGAAAGGGGATGATGGTTTCAGAATGAATGAAGTGTTAGTATCATTGTGGTATATAATGGGCTTGTGGCCATTGGTATATAACATGCTCTTGCTTCCTACAGGAAGAAG CTCAAAAAACAGTATTCCTGTATGGCCCTTCCTGATACTTTCATGTTTTGGAGGTGCATATGTACTTCTTCCTTATTTTGTACTTTGGAAACCGCCAGCACCTCCTGTTGAAGAAACTCAGCTTAAAACATGGCCCTTGAATTTTCTGGAATCAAAAGTAACTGCATTG ATATCACTTGTTGCAGGGGTAGCCATCATAATTTATGCTGGTTTAGCTGGACAAGATGTGTGGAAAGAATTTTACCAGTACTTTAGGGAAAGCAAATTT ATTCATATTACCTCCATTGATTTTATTGTACTTTCCACATTTGCACCATTCTGGGTATACAACGACATGACTGCACGAAAATG GTTTGACAAAGGTTCTTGGCTTCTTCCCATATCATTGATACCATATTTAGGGCCTGGTTTGTACCTTCTCCTACGGCCATCATTATCAGCAGTGTCCATTTCGCAAACTCCTGTTGAACCAGAGTGA
- the LOC114172687 gene encoding uncharacterized protein LOC114172687 isoform X2 has protein sequence MYEDLINNYGKVVFSRKDKKPASAEIDDDAESLSFAMELASVASEVKAADIKVLFVKPLVYWTRFFIIATAFSHPQIDAIGSRMRDRAEKKYGKIPTGDTKPNSWTLLDFVNMLLAQPIFFSPNFPTLIKKTNLRASLQPHNNFPPLRVSQMPKPLGVRARPKTLLAPLQKKSGVQICHSFKKESEVGGNDERDWTTSFLLFLLWAALIYYVFFLTPNQTPSRDLYFLKKLLNLKGDDGFRMNEVLVSLWYIMGLWPLVYNMLLLPTGRSSKNSIPVWPFLILSCFGGAYVLLPYFVLWKPPAPPVEETQLKTWPLNFLESKVTALISLVAGVAIIIYAGLAGQDVWKEFYQYFRESKFIHITSIDFIVLSTFAPFWVYNDMTARKWFDKGSWLLPISLIPYLGPGLYLLLRPSLSAVSISQTPVEPE, from the exons ATGTATgaagatttaattaataattatggaAAAGTGGTATTTAGTAGAAAAGACAAAAAGCCTGCTAGCGCAGAGATTGATGATGATGCTGAAAGCCTGTCAT TTGCTATGGAATTGGCTTCGGTTGCAAGTGAGGTTAAGGCAGCAGATATAAAGGTCTTGTTTGTGAAGCCACTTGTTTACTGGACCCGATTTTTTATCATAGCTACAGCATTTTCCCATCCGCAGATTGATGCTATCGG GTCCAGGATGAGAGATCGAGCTGagaaaaaatatggaaaaattCCAACAGGAGATACAAAGCCCAACTCATGGACCCTGTTGGACTTCG tgaacaTGCTGTTGGCTCAACCCATTTTCTTCTCTCCCAACTTTCCCACTCTCATCAAGAAGACAAATTTGAGAGCTTCACTTCAGCCCCACAACAATTTTCCTCCTCTCAGAGTTTCACAAATGCCAAAACCACTTGGTGTGAGAGCAAGACCCAAAACCCTGTTGGCTCCGCTTCAGAAAAAGAGTGGTGTCCAAATCTGCCATAGCTTCAAGAAAGAGAGCGAAGTTGGTGGGAATGACGAAAGAGACTGGACAACCTCCTTTTTGCTCTTTCTCCTGTGGGCAGCACTCATCTACTATGTCTTCTTTCTCACCCCAAACCAGACCCCG TCAAGGGATTTATATTTCCTGAAAAAGCTCCTGAATCTGAAAGGGGATGATGGTTTCAGAATGAATGAAGTGTTAGTATCATTGTGGTATATAATGGGCTTGTGGCCATTGGTATATAACATGCTCTTGCTTCCTACAGGAAGAAG CTCAAAAAACAGTATTCCTGTATGGCCCTTCCTGATACTTTCATGTTTTGGAGGTGCATATGTACTTCTTCCTTATTTTGTACTTTGGAAACCGCCAGCACCTCCTGTTGAAGAAACTCAGCTTAAAACATGGCCCTTGAATTTTCTGGAATCAAAAGTAACTGCATTG ATATCACTTGTTGCAGGGGTAGCCATCATAATTTATGCTGGTTTAGCTGGACAAGATGTGTGGAAAGAATTTTACCAGTACTTTAGGGAAAGCAAATTT ATTCATATTACCTCCATTGATTTTATTGTACTTTCCACATTTGCACCATTCTGGGTATACAACGACATGACTGCACGAAAATG GTTTGACAAAGGTTCTTGGCTTCTTCCCATATCATTGATACCATATTTAGGGCCTGGTTTGTACCTTCTCCTACGGCCATCATTATCAGCAGTGTCCATTTCGCAAACTCCTGTTGAACCAGAGTGA